A DNA window from Flavobacteriales bacterium contains the following coding sequences:
- a CDS encoding universal stress protein — protein sequence MNNQDKPGAILVPVDYSEQSIIALEQAVSLSKVFDSEIHVLNVISEEFSLSKLFDDSDQLQFETRAKAKLEKFIAEKSAEYEVTLNPIQVHGKIYDQIVNSADVINAQFIVMGTAGSSSLKKKFIGSNALRVVRESHKAVITIKGKHHRRGCQNIVLPLDLTKETKEKVAKAVEFAKRFGSIVRVVSVLMTNDEFIVNRLTRQLDQVKKFVMEQGVECTAEIVRDTKGSQSLADSIIDFANKSKGDLIMIMTQQEQDFTDYFIGSSAQEVINKSDIPVLSIIPTPKKDTTSFTPY from the coding sequence ATTAGTACCAGTCGACTACTCTGAACAATCCATCATTGCTTTAGAGCAGGCTGTTAGTTTATCCAAGGTTTTCGATAGTGAGATTCACGTGTTAAACGTGATCAGTGAGGAGTTCTCATTAAGTAAATTATTTGACGATAGTGATCAACTTCAGTTTGAGACACGTGCTAAAGCCAAACTGGAAAAGTTTATCGCGGAAAAAAGTGCAGAATATGAGGTTACCTTAAATCCTATTCAGGTCCATGGTAAGATTTACGATCAGATCGTCAATTCTGCCGATGTGATCAATGCCCAGTTCATTGTAATGGGAACTGCGGGTTCATCATCACTTAAAAAGAAGTTCATTGGTTCGAATGCGCTAAGAGTTGTTCGCGAATCGCACAAAGCGGTTATTACGATCAAAGGAAAACATCACAGAAGAGGATGTCAGAATATTGTTCTTCCTCTGGATCTGACCAAAGAAACCAAGGAGAAAGTGGCTAAAGCTGTTGAGTTTGCTAAGCGTTTTGGTTCCATCGTCCGAGTTGTTTCAGTACTGATGACGAATGACGAGTTCATTGTAAACCGTTTGACACGTCAGCTTGATCAGGTTAAGAAATTCGTGATGGAACAGGGAGTTGAGTGTACAGCAGAAATTGTGCGTGATACAAAAGGCTCACAGTCGTTGGCTGACAGCATCATTGATTTTGCGAATAAATCGAAAGGTGACCTGATCATGATCATGACCCAACAAGAACAAGATTTTACCGATTATTTTATCGGATCATCTGCTCAAGAGGTTATCAATAAATCAGATATTCCTGTGTTGAGTATTATTCCAACTCCAAAAAAGGACACAACATCCTTTACCCCATATTGA